Part of the Kamptonema formosum PCC 6407 genome, TGATGGCATTTACTGATTCATTGTTACTGAGAGTATTGAGTAATTCCTGAAGTTGACCTGTGGCTTCAAAGCTAACTACTGGAAGTTTTTCTATTGTCTGAGTGTCGCCGGAAGCTAAACGCAAAGCATCTTCTAAAGAAAGTGTCATTTGATCTTTGCGACTGGCAAAAAAAGCTTGAGCAGCTTTGACATCGGGAGCTCGTAATTCTACCCACTCGCCGTTTATTTCTACTAAAGGCGAATTAAGAGCGATTAGTCTGTCAAATTCTGCTTTGGAAATTTGTTGTCCGCCGATGGTTAATTTCCACTTGAAATTTAGTAGGCTTTGTAAGCCTATCCGGTTGTCAGCAGTTTTTAATGAGGTAGTCGGCGTTTCTGCTTGAATACTTAATCCTAAACGACTTGCCCATCCTTCCCTATTCGTTAAACTCGGCGGCAAAATTACACCTAATCCGGTGTCAGTAAATCGCCACGCAAATGACTTGATAAATTCGTAAGCTTGCAGCGGGTTAAGGTGACAATATTGAGGGCTTTGCTGTTGTAATGTTGGTTCGATTAAGGGATAAAGTTTTGAAGCTAAACCCAAGCCACTTAGGAGGTTTTCTTGAGGAAATTCTAATGTCCTTCCTCGATAATTTAAACGCTCTACTGGGTGATTCCAGATAGTTGTTGCATCTACTAAAAATTGTGGGTCATCGGCTGCTTGCAGACAGTAATTTAAAGTCCAGTCTCTTTTGCCTGATGAGGGTGGAATTAGGTGAAATCCAGTGCGAAATTGATTTTGTTCTGCGAGGGCTAAAAGTGGGGATTTCCAAGCGGCGATCGCATTTTCTAAACGTTCTAAGTTATCTGGTTCTAATTCTACAATATTGGACTCTTGTTTTAAGGCTTTTAGCCATCCGCGTACAGGGTTTATTGCTGCGATTTCTAAATTTTCATGGCAGGATATTCGCACTTGAGTATCGATGATTCTGCTCAAAAAGCCTTTCAGCAATTCTTGAGAAGTTGGTGGCAAATCTATTGATTTTGGTAATTGGTAATTGGTAATTGGTGATTGGTAAATTTCTTCTTGGTTGTCCCCTCTTCCTTCTTCCTTCTTCCTTCTTCCTTCTTCCTTCTGGTAAGTACGGCAAGCAGTTGGCATTTGTTTGGCAAAATTTGCGAGGCGAATTCGATCTGTTTCGCTGTCGAGTAAGGGCTGCCAAATTGCTATTTTAGAACCGTTTAAGCTTTCTAATGCTGGTAAGAATTTACCTCTAGCTAGTAAATCTAAACTCCATCTACTGACGTGCGACCAAAAACGTAAGTCCGAGCCGACAAAAGATTCTGCATCTGCACCAAGGGGGAGTGCTTGTAAGAAGGTAAATGCTTCTAGGGGATGAAGATAGAATCCTTCTATTTGCCAGGGGTAAAGGTACTGCGATTCTGTTTCTGTACTTTCTAAAGATGTGGTTGCGGAATGCAGGGGGATGAGATTTTCAGTGGATGCTAATATCTGGGTGGGGAGTGCGATCGCGCGATTTTCCCACCGATTTGATAATTTTGAGGTGGTAATTTCTGGGTCTTTAATTTTCTGGGATGTCTTCGACTTACCTTTTTTTTGCTTTTGGGTTTCCGGGTGATTTTTTTGTGGCTTTTCGTCGATTTCTGGTAAGAGCCGATTTAGTTTTTTTGATTGGTGTAACGATATTAAGAAATTATTTAATTCTGCTTCCCCCATTGTATATGGATTGTGCAAATATTCGCTAGTTTCAGGGGTAGAGCTTGGGGTAATTCTCCGCCAAGTTTCTCCCCAAATAAATAAATAACCGCCGCGCTCTAGTAGCCAAGTACCGTGTAAAATTGCCATTTATTTTATCCTTATACTCTCCGATTATTTGGAAGAGCTATCTATATTTAGTGCTATTGATTCAATTATTGTAAGTAGTAAGCTCATAATATCATCTTAGGACTTACGCACCGATCGCGTAGCGCCGCCCAGAGAGCGGTGTTACGGCATTAACTTTTAATTTTTAATTTTTAATTTTTAATTTCCTGCGGCGTTACGGTATTAATTTTTAATTTTTAATTTTTAATTTTTAATTCCCTCTCGCACTCTAGCTGTTCTAATGTTACGATTGCCACAGAGAAAGAACTGTGGTAGATAAAGGAAAGACGACTACATGGTAGATATAGACAGGTCAATATCCTTTGATGGACGGGATATTAGGCTGAAGATTGGCTTACTAGCACCGCAGGCAGGAGGTGCTGTTTTGATCCAGTCGGGAGACACCTCGGTTTTAGTCACAGCTACCCGCGCACAGGGTCGAGAAGGGATTGATTTCTTGCCCCTGCTGGTAGATTACGAAGAGAGATTATATGCCGGAGGTAAAATTCCGGGTGGTTTTTTGCGGCGGGAAGGTCGTCCGCCAGAAAAAGTAACTCTCACGGGTCGTTTGATTGACCGTCCGCTGCGGCCGCTGTTTCCAAGCTGGTTGCGGGACGACATTCAGGTTGTGGCTACAACGCTCTCGATGGACGAGGAAGTGCCGCCGGATGTGCTGGCGGTGACGGGGGCTTCAGTGGCGGTGCTGCTGGCAAAGATGCCGTTTTACGGCCCGATGGCGGCGGTGCGCGTAGGTTTGGTGGGTGATGATTTTATTATCAACCCAACCTATAAGGAGATTAAGACGGGTGAATTGGATCTGGTGGTAGCGGGTTCCCCCGACGGGGTGATCATGGTGGAAGCGGGTGCTAACCAGTTACCAGAGCGGGATATTATTGAGGCCATTGATTTTGGTTACGAGGCTGCGTCTGATTTGATTCAGGCTCAGCGGGAAATCATGGCGGAGTTGGGGATTGAGTTGATACGGGAGGAGAGGCCGGAAACAGACCCGACGCTGGAGAATTTTATCCGCGATCGCGCCGAAGCTCCGATCAAACAAATTCTATCTCAATTTGAGTTAGATAAAAAAGCTCGCGATACCGCCTTAGATGAGGTGAAGGCAGCAGCGGTGGTAGCTGCGATCGCAGAACTTGCCGAAGACGATCCCGTGCGCGTAGCCGCAGGTGTTGATAGCAAAGCGATCGCTAATGTCTTCAAAGATGTCACCAAAAAGCTGATGCGCCGCCAAATCGTCGAAGACGGCGTGCGCGTGGACGGCCGCAAGCTAGACGAAGTGCGCCCAGTGTCCTGTCGCGTCAGCGTATTGCCCTCACGAGTTCACGGGAGTTCGCTGTTTAATCGCGGCTTAACTCAAGTGATGTCTGCTGTCACTCTCGGAACTCCGGGAGATGCCCAGGACTTGGGAGATGACTTACACCCCCAAGACGAAAAGCGCTATTTGCATCACTATAACTTCCCCCCTTACTCTGTCGGAGAAACCAGACCGATGCGATCGCCCGGACGACGGGAAATCGGTCACGGAGCCCTAGCAGAACGGGCAATCCTCCCCGTATTGCCTCCGCAAGCAGATTTCCCCTATGTAATCCGGGTAGTTTCAGAAGTCCTTTCCTCCAACGGTTCCACCTCAATGGGTTCCGTTTGCGCCTCGACGCTAGCATTAATGGACGCAGGCGTTCCCCTGATCCAACCTGTAAGCGGCGCGGCGATGGGATTAATTAAAGAAGGCGATGAAGTCCGCATCCTCACAGACATTCAGGGGATTGAAGACTTCTTAGGCGACATGGACTTTAAAGTAGCGGGCACCGATACCGGGATTACAGCTTTGCAGATGGACATGAAAATATCTGGTTTACCCTTACAGGTAATCGCAGAAGCCATCCACAAAGCCAAACCCGCGCGGCTGCACATTTTAGAGAAAATGCTCTCTACCATTGACAAACCGCGCACAACGATGTCACCCTTCGCGCCTCGCCTGCTGACGCTGAAGATTGAACCCGAATTCATCGGTTTAGTTATCGGCCCAGGTGGTAAAACCATTAAAGCCATCACCGAAGAAACAGGCGTAAAAATTGACATTGACGACGACGGCACTGTAACGATCGCAGGTAACGATAGTGAAAGAGCCGCTCGCGCCTACAATATTATCCAAGGCATGACGCGCAAGCTAAATGCTGGAGATGTCTACGTTGGTCGCGTCACCAGGATTATTCCGATCGGTGCTTTTGTCGAGATTTTACCTGGAAAAGAGGGAATGATTCATATTTCCCAATTAGCGGATTACCGCGTAGGTAAAGTCGAAGATGAGTTGGCTGTTGCCGATGAAGTGATCGTGAAAGTGCGGGAGATTGACAACAAAGGCCGGATTAATTTAACGCGCTTGAACATTCACCCAGATGAAGCCGCCGCCGCCCGCGAGCGATAAACTGATAACGAGGAATGGCTAATTGGTAATTGGTAATAGGTAATTGCAGATTACTAATTGCCGATTAGCAATTACCTAGTTCCCCACAGTTAACTGTTAACTGTTAACTGTTAAAACCAGTAAAAAAAATATATATAAGTCTTTTTTTTGATAAATTCTGCCCTTATAAATAACTTTATAGATAACTAAATTATTCTGCCTTTATATATTTTCTGTCTTCTGCCTTCTGCCTTCTGCTTTGAGGAATCATGGTAATACTACAACATCTGTGGGAGTTAATATTATTTCTAGTGATTTTATTGGGGCCATTGCCTTTATGTTTATGTTTTGCTCTGATTAATCAAACCGACAATATTAAATCTTCCTTACCCCATTTTTTATTAGTAATATTAACAGCATGGAGTATTATTCAAGTTAGTCTAGGTCTAATTTTAGGAACCTTTGAAAAACTAACTCTAACTCCAGTTATTTTTACAGAACTTATTATTTCTATTATCGGTTTTTGTCTGATTTATTTAAAAAAATATACTTTTTCATTTGTGCTTGCAAAGCTACCAAAGCTCAAACAACCACTCAATAAAATTGAACTACTAATTATTAGTTCTGCGGCTGCTGTGGCGCTGGTTCTCTTGTTGATAATAGCAACCAAGCCAATCACTAACTACGATTCTTTGTGGTTTCACTTACCCGCCATCTCTCGCTGGTACCAAACAGGTGCTTTAACTTTATTAGACTCAACAGGAAATTGGATCTTCGATCACCAAGATGCCATAGTTTACCCTTAT contains:
- a CDS encoding DEAD/DEAH box helicase, producing the protein MAILHGTWLLERGGYLFIWGETWRRITPSSTPETSEYLHNPYTMGEAELNNFLISLHQSKKLNRLLPEIDEKPQKNHPETQKQKKGKSKTSQKIKDPEITTSKLSNRWENRAIALPTQILASTENLIPLHSATTSLESTETESQYLYPWQIEGFYLHPLEAFTFLQALPLGADAESFVGSDLRFWSHVSRWSLDLLARGKFLPALESLNGSKIAIWQPLLDSETDRIRLANFAKQMPTACRTYQKEEGRRKKEEGRGDNQEEIYQSPITNYQLPKSIDLPPTSQELLKGFLSRIIDTQVRISCHENLEIAAINPVRGWLKALKQESNIVELEPDNLERLENAIAAWKSPLLALAEQNQFRTGFHLIPPSSGKRDWTLNYCLQAADDPQFLVDATTIWNHPVERLNYRGRTLEFPQENLLSGLGLASKLYPLIEPTLQQQSPQYCHLNPLQAYEFIKSFAWRFTDTGLGVILPPSLTNREGWASRLGLSIQAETPTTSLKTADNRIGLQSLLNFKWKLTIGGQQISKAEFDRLIALNSPLVEINGEWVELRAPDVKAAQAFFASRKDQMTLSLEDALRLASGDTQTIEKLPVVSFEATGQLQELLNTLSNNESVNAINPKSFQGELRPYQARGVGWLSFLEKWGLGACLADDMGMGKTAELIAFLLHLQEQELLESPTLLVCPTSVLGNWEREVKKFGPSLKVLQHYGNKRPKGKAFATAIKGKDLIITSYPLVYRDAKELQSIKWQGVVLDEAQNIKNSEAKQSQAVRQIEASFKIALTGTPVENRLQELWSILEFLNPGYLGQRNFFQRRFAIPIEKYGDKDSLQTLRSLVQPFILRRLKTDKTIIQDLPEKQEMTVFCPLSLDQADIYQKVVEESLAAIESADGIQRRGMILALLVKLKQICNYPILSKEEGKSKKLEINSQESGKLQRLDEMLEEVLSAEDRALIFTQFAEWGHLLKAHLEKHLGREILFLYGGTRQQQREEMIDRFQHDPQGPPIMILSLKAGGTGLNLTRATHVFHYDRWWNPAVENQATDRVFRIGQTRNVQVHKFVCTGTLEEKIHDMIESKKALAEQVVGGGENWLTELDTDQLRNLLILDRNAIIEEEGE
- a CDS encoding polyribonucleotide nucleotidyltransferase, translated to MVDIDRSISFDGRDIRLKIGLLAPQAGGAVLIQSGDTSVLVTATRAQGREGIDFLPLLVDYEERLYAGGKIPGGFLRREGRPPEKVTLTGRLIDRPLRPLFPSWLRDDIQVVATTLSMDEEVPPDVLAVTGASVAVLLAKMPFYGPMAAVRVGLVGDDFIINPTYKEIKTGELDLVVAGSPDGVIMVEAGANQLPERDIIEAIDFGYEAASDLIQAQREIMAELGIELIREERPETDPTLENFIRDRAEAPIKQILSQFELDKKARDTALDEVKAAAVVAAIAELAEDDPVRVAAGVDSKAIANVFKDVTKKLMRRQIVEDGVRVDGRKLDEVRPVSCRVSVLPSRVHGSSLFNRGLTQVMSAVTLGTPGDAQDLGDDLHPQDEKRYLHHYNFPPYSVGETRPMRSPGRREIGHGALAERAILPVLPPQADFPYVIRVVSEVLSSNGSTSMGSVCASTLALMDAGVPLIQPVSGAAMGLIKEGDEVRILTDIQGIEDFLGDMDFKVAGTDTGITALQMDMKISGLPLQVIAEAIHKAKPARLHILEKMLSTIDKPRTTMSPFAPRLLTLKIEPEFIGLVIGPGGKTIKAITEETGVKIDIDDDGTVTIAGNDSERAARAYNIIQGMTRKLNAGDVYVGRVTRIIPIGAFVEILPGKEGMIHISQLADYRVGKVEDELAVADEVIVKVREIDNKGRINLTRLNIHPDEAAAARER